In the genome of Drosophila pseudoobscura strain MV-25-SWS-2005 chromosome 3, UCI_Dpse_MV25, whole genome shotgun sequence, one region contains:
- the retn gene encoding protein dead ringer isoform X4, translating to MLISEDQIQELYEINDDPKRKEFLDDLFSFMQKRGTPINRLPIMAKSVLDLYELYNLVIARGGLVDVINKKLWQEIIKGLHLPSSITSAAFTLRTQYMKYLYPYECEKKNLSTPAELQAAIDGNRREGRRSSYGQYEAMHNQMPLTPISRPSLPGGMQQMSPLALVTHAAVANNQQAQAAAAAAAAHHRLMGAPGFGQMPNLVKQEIESRMMEYLQLIQAKKDQGMAPVLGATHPHQQHQHQHQQQQPPPQQQQHLLQQQQQQQQRQRSQSPDISKHDALSAQVALWHMYHNNNSPPGSAHTSPQQREALNLSDSPPNLTNIKREREREPTPEPVEQDDGPHHPPPAKRGGSSLLPPGFPANFYLNPHNMAAVAAAAGFHHQANSGHGGHQHQQDAASEGEPEDEYGHAEHNTTGNSSSMHDDGEAQQMNGHHHHHHQSHQLDKSDDSAIENSPSTSTTTASVGHRHSSPVSTKKKSGKAAQASAKDQPEEKCGGSSKMNPLDTLSLLSGMQFQVARNGTGENGEQQLIVNLELNGIKYSGVLVANAPITQASTGRTGSPCPEPAGDDEEDEEEEDSHAVDEEEAQQRSPVKEEANEETDQDMDTSSAAAAIVNGSGGTVGQGVGAAGVGISLLKDAVLSS from the exons ATGCTCATTTCGGAAGATCAAATACAGgag CTCTACGAAATCAATGACGATCCCAAGCGCAAGGAGTTCCTCGATGATCTGTTCTCGTTTATGCAAAAGCGCG GCACGCCCATCAATCGGCTGCCCATTATGGCCAAGTCCGTGCTGGATCTCTACGAGCTGTACAATCTGGTGATTGCGCGCGGCGGCCTCGTCGATGTGATCAACAAGAAGCTGTGGCAGGAGATCATCAAGGGACTGCATCTGCCGTCGAGCATCACCAGTGCAGCGTTCACCCTGCGGACCCA ATACATGAAGTATCTGTACCCGTACGAGTGCGAGAAGAAGAACCTAAGCACACCGGCCGAGCTGCAGGCGGCCATCGATGGCAATCGTCGGGAAGGACGCCGCTCCAGCTACGGCCAGTACGAGGCCATGCACAACCAGATGCCCCTG ACGCCCATTTCGCGCCCCTCTCTGCCGGGTGGCATGCAGCAGATGTCGCCGCTGGCTTTGGTCACCCATGCAGCAGTGGCTAACAATCAGCAGGcccaggcagcagccgccgccgcggcCGCACATCATCGACTGATGGGTGCCCCGGGATTCGGCCAGATGCCCAATCTCGTCAAGCAGGAGATCGAGAGCCGCATGATGGAGTATCTGCAGCTCATCCAGGCCAAGAAGGATCAGGGAATGGCGCCAGTCCTGGGCGCCACACatccccaccagcagcaccaacaccaacaccagcaacagcagccaccgccacagcagcagcagcatctcctccagcaacaacagcagcagcagcagcggcagcgatcACAGAGTCCGGACATCAGCAAGCACGATGCGCTCAGCGCACAGGTGGCACTCTGGCACATgtaccacaacaacaacagtccACCGGGATCGGCACACACCTCCCCGCAGCAACG CGAAGCCCTAAACCTCTCAGACTCTCCACCGAATCTCACAAATATCAAAAGAGAACGCGAACGAGAGCCTACGCCAGAGCCCGTGGAGCAGGACGACGGACCGCACCACCCACCGCCTGCTAAACGAGGAGGCAGCAGCCTCCTGCCGCCCGGTTTCCCCGCCAATTTCTATCTGAATCCACACAACATGGCCGccgtggcggcggcagcgggcTTCCATCATCAGGCGAACAGCGGCCATGGAGgacaccagcaccagcaggacGCCGCCTCCGAGGGGGAGCCCGAGGACGAGTACGGCCATGCAGAGCACAACACCACGGGCAACTCCTCGTCCATGCACGACGACGGCGAGGCCCAACAGATGAACGgacaccaccatcaccaccaccagagCCATCAGCTGGACAAGTCGGATGACTCGGCCATCGAAAACTCGCCCAGCAcatccaccaccaccgcctcGGTGGGGCATCGCCACAGTTCGCCGGTGTCCACCAAGAAGAAGAGCGGCAAGGCGGCCCAGGCCAGTGCCAAGGATCAGCCGGAGGAGAAGTGTGGCGGTAGCTCTAAAATGAATCCACTGGATACGCTGAGCCTACTCTCGGGCATGCAGTTCCAGGTGGCCAGGAATG GAACTGGCGAAAATGGAGAGCAGCAGCTTATTGTCAATCTCGAGCTGAATGGCATCAAGTACTCGGGTGTCCTGGTGGCGAATGCACCAATAACACAGGCATCGACCGGGAGAACGGGATCGCCATGCCCCGAGCCAGCGGGCGAtgacgaggaggatgaggaagaggaggatTCGCATGCcgtggacgaggaggaggctcAACAACGTTCGCCAGTCAAGGAAGAGGCCAACGAGGAGACAGACCAGGATATGGACACcagttctgctgctgctgccattgtgAATGGTAGCGGGGGGACAGTGGGGCAGGGAGTGGGTGCTGCCGGTGTGGGTATCTCCCTGCTGAAAGATGCGGTGCTCAGTTCGTAG
- the retn gene encoding protein dead ringer isoform X3 translates to MQLRVHPTMDCSGRSNSNIERDSDLGDDLLYEINDDPKRKEFLDDLFSFMQKRGTPINRLPIMAKSVLDLYELYNLVIARGGLVDVINKKLWQEIIKGLHLPSSITSAAFTLRTQYMKYLYPYECEKKNLSTPAELQAAIDGNRREGRRSSYGQYEAMHNQMPLTPISRPSLPGGMQQMSPLALVTHAAVANNQQAQAAAAAAAAHHRLMGAPGFGQMPNLVKQEIESRMMEYLQLIQAKKDQGMAPVLGATHPHQQHQHQHQQQQPPPQQQQHLLQQQQQQQQRQRSQSPDISKHDALSAQVALWHMYHNNNSPPGSAHTSPQQREALNLSDSPPNLTNIKREREREPTPEPVEQDDGPHHPPPAKRGGSSLLPPGFPANFYLNPHNMAAVAAAAGFHHQANSGHGGHQHQQDAASEGEPEDEYGHAEHNTTGNSSSMHDDGEAQQMNGHHHHHHQSHQLDKSDDSAIENSPSTSTTTASVGHRHSSPVSTKKKSGKAAQASAKDQPEEKCGGSSKMNPLDTLSLLSGMQFQVARNGTGENGEQQLIVNLELNGIKYSGVLVANAPITQASTGRTGSPCPEPAGDDEEDEEEEDSHAVDEEEAQQRSPVKEEANEETDQDMDTSSAAAAIVNGSGGTVGQGVGAAGVGISLLKDAVLSS, encoded by the exons CTCTACGAAATCAATGACGATCCCAAGCGCAAGGAGTTCCTCGATGATCTGTTCTCGTTTATGCAAAAGCGCG GCACGCCCATCAATCGGCTGCCCATTATGGCCAAGTCCGTGCTGGATCTCTACGAGCTGTACAATCTGGTGATTGCGCGCGGCGGCCTCGTCGATGTGATCAACAAGAAGCTGTGGCAGGAGATCATCAAGGGACTGCATCTGCCGTCGAGCATCACCAGTGCAGCGTTCACCCTGCGGACCCA ATACATGAAGTATCTGTACCCGTACGAGTGCGAGAAGAAGAACCTAAGCACACCGGCCGAGCTGCAGGCGGCCATCGATGGCAATCGTCGGGAAGGACGCCGCTCCAGCTACGGCCAGTACGAGGCCATGCACAACCAGATGCCCCTG ACGCCCATTTCGCGCCCCTCTCTGCCGGGTGGCATGCAGCAGATGTCGCCGCTGGCTTTGGTCACCCATGCAGCAGTGGCTAACAATCAGCAGGcccaggcagcagccgccgccgcggcCGCACATCATCGACTGATGGGTGCCCCGGGATTCGGCCAGATGCCCAATCTCGTCAAGCAGGAGATCGAGAGCCGCATGATGGAGTATCTGCAGCTCATCCAGGCCAAGAAGGATCAGGGAATGGCGCCAGTCCTGGGCGCCACACatccccaccagcagcaccaacaccaacaccagcaacagcagccaccgccacagcagcagcagcatctcctccagcaacaacagcagcagcagcagcggcagcgatcACAGAGTCCGGACATCAGCAAGCACGATGCGCTCAGCGCACAGGTGGCACTCTGGCACATgtaccacaacaacaacagtccACCGGGATCGGCACACACCTCCCCGCAGCAACG CGAAGCCCTAAACCTCTCAGACTCTCCACCGAATCTCACAAATATCAAAAGAGAACGCGAACGAGAGCCTACGCCAGAGCCCGTGGAGCAGGACGACGGACCGCACCACCCACCGCCTGCTAAACGAGGAGGCAGCAGCCTCCTGCCGCCCGGTTTCCCCGCCAATTTCTATCTGAATCCACACAACATGGCCGccgtggcggcggcagcgggcTTCCATCATCAGGCGAACAGCGGCCATGGAGgacaccagcaccagcaggacGCCGCCTCCGAGGGGGAGCCCGAGGACGAGTACGGCCATGCAGAGCACAACACCACGGGCAACTCCTCGTCCATGCACGACGACGGCGAGGCCCAACAGATGAACGgacaccaccatcaccaccaccagagCCATCAGCTGGACAAGTCGGATGACTCGGCCATCGAAAACTCGCCCAGCAcatccaccaccaccgcctcGGTGGGGCATCGCCACAGTTCGCCGGTGTCCACCAAGAAGAAGAGCGGCAAGGCGGCCCAGGCCAGTGCCAAGGATCAGCCGGAGGAGAAGTGTGGCGGTAGCTCTAAAATGAATCCACTGGATACGCTGAGCCTACTCTCGGGCATGCAGTTCCAGGTGGCCAGGAATG GAACTGGCGAAAATGGAGAGCAGCAGCTTATTGTCAATCTCGAGCTGAATGGCATCAAGTACTCGGGTGTCCTGGTGGCGAATGCACCAATAACACAGGCATCGACCGGGAGAACGGGATCGCCATGCCCCGAGCCAGCGGGCGAtgacgaggaggatgaggaagaggaggatTCGCATGCcgtggacgaggaggaggctcAACAACGTTCGCCAGTCAAGGAAGAGGCCAACGAGGAGACAGACCAGGATATGGACACcagttctgctgctgctgccattgtgAATGGTAGCGGGGGGACAGTGGGGCAGGGAGTGGGTGCTGCCGGTGTGGGTATCTCCCTGCTGAAAGATGCGGTGCTCAGTTCGTAG